ATGAAACAGTGGTTGATGATGAGCTTAGCGGTTTCATGATGCCCAGGGGGTCTCGGAGTGGAGGGGAGGGTAGCGACCCGGAACGGAGAGAGCCCCTGACACCACCTGTTGAGGTAGTCCCCTTGAAAGGGGACGAGAGACTGGACCCGGAAGTCCCGGCCATGGCCTGGAGATGATAAAAGAGGTCCTGGATGTTATGATTGATCTGGCCAAGGGAGGCATGACTATGCTATGTGTAACCCACGAAATGGGCTTTGCACGTGAAGTCGCCGACGAAATAATCTTCATGGACAACGGCCAGATCGTCGAGCGCGGCAGCTACAACGAATTTTTCAACCTGAATCTTGCATAAACAATCTTGAACCCGTTAAAAAATTCATTGAAATTCTCCCTGTTAGGTAGTACCCGAAGGGGATGGAAGTTCAGCCCGATGGGTGAGAACAAAATAAAGAATAATATTTCAAGATTGTTTACCCTTCGGGAGCGTCGATTTTGCCGAATCTGCTTCGTTATCGACCGCTTGCGGTAGGAGACTACAGCTGCGCGGTCGATGCCTTGCATATTCGGCAAACTTGACGCTTGCAAGATCCAGGTTCAATAATCCCAAGACCGAAAGGGCCAAAGTCTTCCTGGACCAGATCCTGGAATAGGTCGCTTGGTGAGCAGCGAAGGGAGGTTTTTCTGTGGACGAGCAAACCATCGGAATACTGGGCGGCATGGGACCCGAGGCTACGTTGACCTGTTATGCCCGCATCATCGCCAACACCCCTGCCGCAAGGGATCAGGATCACTTGCGGGTGATAATCGATTCCAACCCCAAGGTGCCCGATCGAACCCGGGCAATCCTGGAGCAGGGCGAGTCGCCCTTTCCGGTTCTTATAGCGGGCTGCAGGGCCCTTGAGCGGGCCGGGGCCGATTTCATCATTATCCCATGCGTAACAGCCCATTTTTTCTGGGAAGATCTTTTGTCTCAGAGTCCCTTGCCCTTGATATCCCTGTTGGACACGGTGGCGGAAGCCATAGCCAAATACCATCCGGAAATCAAGACAGTCGGTCTTTTGGCCACCAGCGGAACTATTCAAAGCGGAATATTCCAGCGACGTTTGGCGGCAGCGCATATCGAGACCCTGGTCTGTGACCAGGCGGAGCAGGAACGGATCATGTCCGCCATCTATAAAGTCAAAAATTCCTCGTCCCGCCTCTCGCGGGATGCCATCACCGCTGAATTGGTGGAGATCGCCCAAAGGTTGCAGGAGCGGGGTGCTCAGGGTATCGTGGCAGGCTGTACCGAAATACCCCTGGTCCTGGGACCCGAGCACCTCACGGTGCCTTACTTTGATTGTCTTTTGCTTTTGGCCAGGGCGGCTATCCGCCGTGCCGGCCTTGAACCGGTACCTATTGGAGAGGAGGGGAATATTCCCCTTTAGAAGGAATCCACAGAAAGGAGAGATGAGATGAACTTGGCACGTTTCCCCCGTAGGCGTTACAGCACCGGACCGTCTCCCATAGAAGAACTGCCGCGGCTTACCCGGGCGCTGGGCGGACCGCGTATATTTATGAAGCGCGATGATCTGTTGGGCCCGGCTGCAGGGGGGAACAAGACCCGCAAACTGGAGTTTGTGGTGGCCGATGCCTTGGCCCGAGGGGCCGATACCCTGATTACCTGCGGCGCTGTTCAATCCAACCACTGCCGGCTCACCTTGGCGGTGGCGGTCAAGGAAGGATTGAAGTGTTGCCTGGTGCTGGAAGAACGCGTGCCCGGCAGCTATAACCCCAGGGCCGGCGGCAACAATCTGCTCTACAGCCTGATGGGGGTGGAGCAGATCAAGGTGGTGCCGGCCGGCTCGGACATGATGGCCGAGATGCAAAAGGTCGCCGAAGACCTGACCGCCCGGGGCCGCAGGCCCTATGTGATTCCAGGGGGGGCCTCCAACGAACTGGGTGCCTTGGGTTATGTCGCCTGTGCCGAGGAGATCCTCTCCCAGTTGTTTGATATGGGGCTGGTGGTGGACAGAGTGGTCTGCGCCAGCGGAAGCACCGGCACCCAGGCAGGACTGGTGACAGGCTTTTACGGCAACAACAGCGGCATCTCCGTGGTGGGTATCAATGTAAGCCGTCCCAAGGAGGAACAAGAAGAGTTGGTCTATGACCTGGTGCAAAGAACCGCGGCCAAGGTCGGAATAGCCCAGGAGATTCCACGCCGGGCGGTGCTCTGCTTCGGAGATTACGTGGGACCAGGATACTCACGACCCACTCCCGGTATGGTGGAGGCGGTGAAGCTGTTGGCCCGAACCGAAGCCATTCTCCTGGATCCGGTTTACACCGGAAAGGCCATGGCCGGCCTGATCGACCTAGTCCGGAAAGGATTCTTCAGAAAAGACCAGACACTGCTCTTTGTTCATACCGGGGGCTCCCCCGCCTTGTATGCCTATCTGGACAGCTTCCTGGATTAAGCCTGAAATACATCTCCCCATGCCATGCTCTTGAATCGTAATCCAGTGAGTACTTCAATTCGATATCAGGCTCCAGGAGGCCGATGGCGCCTTTTCTTTCGTTCTGAGGCTCCCGGGTTGGTGTTTTCAGCAGCTTATCAGCGAAGGACACTGGCCCGCCGCTCTTTGGCGGGCCGGCCCCCTCCGCCGTTCTCCCGCTCTAAGCGAGCGTGAGCTGCGGCTTCCCCCACTGATAATCCCGCCGGTCACTTCAGAAAAGGGGCCATTGACCCCTGCTCGAGCCATCCGTGTTCACAAAAACAACCGATCGAACACATTAAGCCTCTGTACCCGGGTTTTCCTTTGCAAATGTAAATAAGATTCCCTGCATATTTCGACCCTTTATCTGTGCTGATTCCGGGAGACCTTTGAAAAACGCCCCCTTTTGCCCAATTTCTGCGTCAGGCTTAAATTTCAATCCTCAAAATACTAAATGTATTCCTGTGGTTGAAATTTTCGCCTTCCTTGAACTTGATTTCGCCTTCCTTGAACTTGACCAAAAGGGGGCGTTTTTCAAAGGTTTCTCCGGGACCGAAATACGCCGGGCTCCTGGAGAAGATCCCCGAGCCCCGCCTCAAGCAAATTCAAAGAGGCACCGAGTCGAAGGGCCTAAGAGTTTTACATAGAACCATTGCCCGCACCACTGGGAGAAAGGGGTATGGGGATCTTTTCGGAAGTGACCTGTTGGGAGGCCTTCGTTATTTCAAGGGGTTAGGGATGGGGGAAACCCCGGCTCCCGCTTGTAAAAGCGGGAGAACGGTGGAGGGGGCAAGAATCCCCCGTCCCTAACCCCTTTGAAATAACCAGGCCGTGAGACCGGGAACGAGGAAAAGATCCCCATGCCCCTTCAATCTGATCCGGCGAATACTTCAATTCGATACCAACCTCCAAAAGGCCGATGGCGCCTTTTCTTTCGTTCTGAGGCTCCCGGGCTGGTTATTTCAGCAGCTTATCAGCGATGGACACTTGCCCCTTCTGGCGAGGCTTGTCCGCCGGTTGTCTGGCGGGCCGGCCCCCTCCGCATTCTCCTGTTCTAAAAGAGCGGGAGCTGCGGCTTCCCCCACTGATAATCCCGCCGGTCACTTCCGAAAAGGGACCATCGGCTCTTGTTCGAGCCATCCATCTTCACAAAAACAACTTTCAGAGGTCTCTCTCTAAGAGAGCGGGGCTTCTGCTTCCAAGAAACTGTATTCACGGACAGCCCGTTTGTGCTTGGAAAGGGGGAAAAGCCCCATCCGGAGGTTTAAAGGGAGGTAATTATGCCACCTTTATTAACTCATTGAAAATAAGACTGATTTACCTCTCTCCAGGCTTGTTTTCTAAAAAACTTGCAAGTGATCAGAGGACTGGTGAGGTGGTCGTTTTGCCACCCATCTTGAAAAAAATCTGCTCAGAGAATCACGTGAAATTTTTTCGTGACAGGATTAATCTAATAAAAACAGCAAGATGGAAATTTGTCATCCTGAGGGGCACAGAAATTGCCTTACCGGTTAGAAGACCGTGGAAGAATTTTTCAACTGCCGGTCGTGATTTTGAAAAGGAGGGGCAGATGGCGGACAAGATTTGGGTAGCCGATGATGACCTGTTTTACAGAAAACTTATCTCTGAAGTGCTAACGAGTTACGGATATGATGTAATGGCAATGCATGACGGGACCCATTTGTTGGGAGTGCTTGAAGAGGAATCTCCCGAACTGATCGTTCTTGATGTTTTCATGGCACGAAAGAGTGGAATTGAATTGCTTGAGGAGATGAACCGACTCTTTGAGACTCGGGGGGAAGATCGGATACCTGTAATAATGATTACAGGGGATGACTCAAGAGAAACTGAAATAGCAGCACGACAAGCAAAAGCCGATTTTTTTTTGTTAAAACCCTTTTCAGGTCAGGAACTCTATGAAGTAGTTTATCGAATGATCAAAGAGAAAAAAAGAAGAAGATGCTTGAAAGAGAAGAAAGGCCTGAAAAGCGATTAAGGCCCTGGAGCCGGTTAAACCGGTTCCTCAAACACAAAAACAACTTACAGCAGTAAAGGAGGAAAGAAATGGCAAAATTGGCAAATCCCCCAAAAGCAGAAGATCTTGAGGGCGTCAGGTCTTCTTCAGAAAGAACCAGGGTAATGGACATTGAGGGTCAACGGCAACTTGCAAGGGAACGGGCGAAAAAGAAGGCGGCAAGCCGAACAGCCGCAAAAAGACAACAGGCCGCGGAGCGTATTGCTGCTGCTGCAGAAGAACTCGCCAGCGGGACCGCTGAGGCGAATGCGGCGGCTGAACAACTCAACAAGGCTATGGAACAGATATCGTCAGGGGCCACTCAGGCAAGCGCAGCCACTCAACAAGGGCAGACAGCAGCCGAGGAACTCGCCAGAGGCGCGCACACGAGCAGCGCAGCGGCTCAACAATCCCTGGACAAGGTGAATCGATTGCAAAAATTGATCGTAGAGACATCGGCCGACATCGAAAAGTTGATTGCGAATGTGGAACTCGCTGCTGATAAAAACATGGAATCCGCCAGGATGATCGGGGAATTGGAAAAACAGGCAGACGAAATCGGACAGGTTGTAAGAACGGTCGCAGGAATTGCGGATCAAACCAACCTGCTTGCCCTTAATGCGGCCATTGAGGCGGCCAGGGCGGGGGAACATGGAAGGGGATTCGCCGTGGTCGCAGACGAGGTAAGGAATCTTGCCGAAGGTGCCGAGAAATCGGCACGCAATATCCGCGATCTGGTAGGTGAGATTCAGAATGATGTCAAAACGGTTGCTCAGGACACAAAAGAGTCCGGAAAAAAGGCCCAGGATGAAGTTGAAAAGGCTAAGATCATTACTGAAAAATTGGTCAAGATGAACAAAGACATGAAATTCGTGCTTACGGGTTGTGAAGAAGTGAACACCCTAAGCGCCGAGATTGCAGGTGCGATCGAACAGTTCAGAAAAGGAATGGAAGTGATCGCAAGCGCTGCAGAAGAAGCGGCAAGCGCTTCCGCTGAGGCTTCCACTTCAACAGGAGAGCAATTAAAGGCACTGAAGGACGTTGAATCCGCAACCGAAGAACTTGCCCAGATGGCGGAAAACCTGAAAGTGAATACTGATTCAGAGAAGAGCAGCGAGGAACTGGCATCCGCCGCAGAGGAGTTGTCGGCCACTATCGCTCAAGTCAATGCAGCATCCCAGCAGATAATGGCTGCAATCCGACAGATCGCAAAAGGGGCCGAGGAACAAGGTTCAGCGACCCAGGAATCTTCATCCGCAATAGCTCAGATCGATCAGATAG
This sequence is a window from Deltaproteobacteria bacterium. Protein-coding genes within it:
- a CDS encoding amino acid racemase, with the translated sequence MDEQTIGILGGMGPEATLTCYARIIANTPAARDQDHLRVIIDSNPKVPDRTRAILEQGESPFPVLIAGCRALERAGADFIIIPCVTAHFFWEDLLSQSPLPLISLLDTVAEAIAKYHPEIKTVGLLATSGTIQSGIFQRRLAAAHIETLVCDQAEQERIMSAIYKVKNSSSRLSRDAITAELVEIAQRLQERGAQGIVAGCTEIPLVLGPEHLTVPYFDCLLLLARAAIRRAGLEPVPIGEEGNIPL
- a CDS encoding D-cysteine desulfhydrase, translating into MNLARFPRRRYSTGPSPIEELPRLTRALGGPRIFMKRDDLLGPAAGGNKTRKLEFVVADALARGADTLITCGAVQSNHCRLTLAVAVKEGLKCCLVLEERVPGSYNPRAGGNNLLYSLMGVEQIKVVPAGSDMMAEMQKVAEDLTARGRRPYVIPGGASNELGALGYVACAEEILSQLFDMGLVVDRVVCASGSTGTQAGLVTGFYGNNSGISVVGINVSRPKEEQEELVYDLVQRTAAKVGIAQEIPRRAVLCFGDYVGPGYSRPTPGMVEAVKLLARTEAILLDPVYTGKAMAGLIDLVRKGFFRKDQTLLFVHTGGSPALYAYLDSFLD
- a CDS encoding response regulator encodes the protein MKFFRDRINLIKTARWKFVILRGTEIALPVRRPWKNFSTAGRDFEKEGQMADKIWVADDDLFYRKLISEVLTSYGYDVMAMHDGTHLLGVLEEESPELIVLDVFMARKSGIELLEEMNRLFETRGEDRIPVIMITGDDSRETEIAARQAKADFFLLKPFSGQELYEVVYRMIKEKKRRRCLKEKKGLKSD
- a CDS encoding methyl-accepting chemotaxis protein; its protein translation is MAKLANPPKAEDLEGVRSSSERTRVMDIEGQRQLARERAKKKAASRTAAKRQQAAERIAAAAEELASGTAEANAAAEQLNKAMEQISSGATQASAATQQGQTAAEELARGAHTSSAAAQQSLDKVNRLQKLIVETSADIEKLIANVELAADKNMESARMIGELEKQADEIGQVVRTVAGIADQTNLLALNAAIEAARAGEHGRGFAVVADEVRNLAEGAEKSARNIRDLVGEIQNDVKTVAQDTKESGKKAQDEVEKAKIITEKLVKMNKDMKFVLTGCEEVNTLSAEIAGAIEQFRKGMEVIASAAEEAASASAEASTSTGEQLKALKDVESATEELAQMAENLKVNTDSEKSSEELASAAEELSATIAQVNAASQQIMAAIRQIAKGAEEQGSATQESSSAIAQIDQIAKDIGRKAKESLEKVEALQKVFTETKNAVDELIEGIGEAAEGSLKSGENIKALEGRMRQIDKIVDAITNVAMQTNLLAVNGGIEAARAGEYGKGFAVVASDIRTLANDSEQNAEKIKDLVRSIQDQVLIVADDIQQTGVSARQEVENAKETNRNLAMAEGDMNEVREGVFQIRNASEEAVKQVQEARAGVEQIAAAAQQASSAAQQASASATQQARGMQELAQAIEDISALADELQA